A window of Desulfobulbus oralis genomic DNA:
CCGCCACCTCGTCCATGGTCACCACCTGGTAGCCTTCCATGGCCGCCTGCAGCGCGCAGATCGGATCGATCTCGGTGACCAGCACCCGCGCGCCCATGCCTCTGAGCGCCTGGGCGCAGCCCTTGCCCACGTCGCCATAGCCGGCCACCACCGCGACCTTGCCGGCAATCATCACATCAGTGGCGCGCTTGATGCCGTCAATCAGGGACTCCCGGCAGCCGTAGAGGTTGTCGAACTTGGACTTGGTCACCGAGTCGTTGACATTGAAGGCCGGGCAAAGGAGGGCCCCACGGCGCTCCATATCATAGAGCCGGTGCACGCCGGTGGTGGTCTCTTCCGAAAGCCCACGCACGCCCTTCAGCAAGTCCTGGTGTTTTGCGTGCATGACCTGGGTCAGATCGCCGCCGTCGTCCAACAGCATGTTGGGCCGCCAGCCGTCCGGCCCCATGATGGTCTGTTCAATGCACCACCAGAATTCCTCTTCCTTCTCGCCCTTCCAGGCGAAAGTCGGAATGCCGGCTGCCACCATGGCGGAGGCGGCGTGATCCTGGGTGGAAAAGATGTTGCAGGATGACCAGCGCAGCTCCGCGCCCAGGTGCACCAGGGTCTCCATCAGCACCGCCGTCTGAATGGTCATGTGCAGGCAACCCGCAATGCGCGCCCCCCTGAGGGGCTTTTCCCGCCCGAACTCCTCGCGCAGCGCCATCAGACCCGGCATTTCGGTCTCGGCAATGGCCACTTCCCTGCGGCCCCATTCGGCCAGCTTCAAGTCGGCTACCTTATAGTCGCTCATATTGCTCCTGTGATTGAGATGAAAATCATGCCGCCTTCGGCGCTCCGAATGCGGCGTCTGAAAAATTCGGCTCGCCCCTTGTCAAAAGCGTTTTCCCGCAAAGCGCGGCAATGCAGGAGAGCAGGCACAAAAGGCCACTCTCCCCAGGCACCTCCGTTCGCTTCCGCGCCACCGCAGACAAAAAATTACAGGCCTGCCGCGCTCTTCAGCGCCTCGGCCTTGTCCGTACGCTCCCAGGTGAATTCGGGCAGTTCCCGGCCAAAATGACCGTAGGCGGCAGTCTTGCGGTAAATCGGACGCAGGAGATCGAGCTGCTGGATAATGGCCTTGGGTCTGAGGTCAAAGATCTCGTCAACAATCTGGACCAGCCGGGCTTCCGGAATCCTGCCGGTACCAAAGGTCTCCACATTGATGGATACAGGCCTGGCAATGCCGATGGCATAGGCCACCTGTACCTCGACCTCCCGCGCCAGACCGGCGGCCACGATGTTCTTGGCCACGTAGCGGCCCATATAGGCGGAGGAGCGGTCCACCTTGGATGGATCCTTGCCCGAAAAGGCGCCGCCGCCGTGATGCCCCCGGCCGCCGTAGGTATCGACGATAATCTTGCGGCCGGTCAGACCGCAGTCGCCCACCGGCCCGCCGATGACAAAGCGGCCCGTGGGGTTGATGAAGTATTTGGTGTCCTTGTCCAGCATGGCTGCGGGCAGGGCCGGCTTGATGATCTCCTCCATCACCCCGGCCCTGATGGTGTCATAGTCCACCTCGGCCGCATGCTGGGTGGACAGCACCACCGCATCGATGCGTTTTGGCCGGCCGTCCATGTATTCGACCGTCACCTGACTTTTGGCATCCGGCCTGAGCCAGGACAGCCTGCCGCTTTTACGCACCCCTGCCTGCTGGCGCACCAGATCCTGGGACAGGGTAATGGGGAGCGGCATGAGGCCTGCGGTTTCATCACAGGCATAGCCAAACATCAGGCCCTGATCGCCCGCGCCCTGATCGAGATCCA
This region includes:
- the ahcY gene encoding adenosylhomocysteinase codes for the protein MSDYKVADLKLAEWGRREVAIAETEMPGLMALREEFGREKPLRGARIAGCLHMTIQTAVLMETLVHLGAELRWSSCNIFSTQDHAASAMVAAGIPTFAWKGEKEEEFWWCIEQTIMGPDGWRPNMLLDDGGDLTQVMHAKHQDLLKGVRGLSEETTTGVHRLYDMERRGALLCPAFNVNDSVTKSKFDNLYGCRESLIDGIKRATDVMIAGKVAVVAGYGDVGKGCAQALRGMGARVLVTEIDPICALQAAMEGYQVVTMDEVAAIGNIFVTCTGNTGVITRAHMEAMPDEAIVCNIGHFDAEIDIAGIRDLPWENIKPQVDHVIFPDGKKIIVLAEGRLVNLGCATGHASFVMSNSFTNHVLAQIELWRETAKYENRVYMLPKLLDEKVARLHLDKIGVHLTTLTPEQADYLGVDVAGPYKADYYRY
- the metK gene encoding methionine adenosyltransferase, yielding MSDYIFTSESVSEGHPDKMADQISDAVLDAILTQDKYGRVACETLVTTGMVLVAGEITTTARIDIPQIVRETIEDIGYTSSDMGFDSRSCAVLTSLDRQSPDIAQGVNEGSGLDLDQGAGDQGLMFGYACDETAGLMPLPITLSQDLVRQQAGVRKSGRLSWLRPDAKSQVTVEYMDGRPKRIDAVVLSTQHAAEVDYDTIRAGVMEEIIKPALPAAMLDKDTKYFINPTGRFVIGGPVGDCGLTGRKIIVDTYGGRGHHGGGAFSGKDPSKVDRSSAYMGRYVAKNIVAAGLAREVEVQVAYAIGIARPVSINVETFGTGRIPEARLVQIVDEIFDLRPKAIIQQLDLLRPIYRKTAAYGHFGRELPEFTWERTDKAEALKSAAGL